From the Esox lucius isolate fEsoLuc1 chromosome 21, fEsoLuc1.pri, whole genome shotgun sequence genome, one window contains:
- the rnf152 gene encoding E3 ubiquitin-protein ligase rnf152: METLSLSQDSILECQICFNYYSPRRRPKLLDCRHTCCSVCLTQMRSSQKEIRCPWCRGVTHLPAGLSVSQLPDDPDIVTVIAIPHASEHTPVFIRLPSNGCYMMPLPVAKDRPLLPGELGCRFLPGAGGQQKVDVAMVAMPELQPLGLGMSLDGMGEAERRGPGGGGGGGGGKGSTWSGVCTVILVACVLLFLLGIVLHNMSCISKRFTVISCG; this comes from the coding sequence ATGGAGACTCTGTCTCTTTCGCAGGACTCCATCTTGGAGTGTCAGATCTGCTTCAACTACTACAGCCCGCGGCGGAGGCCCAAACTGCTGGACTGCAGACACACATGCTGCTCCGTGTGTCTGACCCAGATGAGGTCGAGCCAGAAAGAGATCCGCTGCCCCTGGTGCCGCGGCGTCACCCATCTCCCCGCCGGCCTCTCCGTCTCCCAGCTTCCCGACGACCCCGACATCGTCACCGTCATCGCCATCCCCCACGCCTCGGAGCACACGCCCGTCTTCATCCGCCTGCCCAGCAACGGCTGCTACATGATGCCCCTGCCTGTCGCCAAGGACAGGCCGCTGTTGCCGGGCGAGCTGGGCTGCCGGTTCCTGCCCGGGGCCGGCGGGCAGCAGAAGGTGGACGTGGCCATGGTGGCAATGCCCGAGCTCCAGCCCCTGGGCCTGGGCATGAGTCTCGACGGCATGGGGGAGGCGGAGAGACGGGGGCCCGGCggcgggggaggcggcggagggggCAAGGGCTCCACGTGGTCCGGCGTGTGCACGGTGATCCTGGTGGCCTGCGTCCTGCTCTTTCTCCTGGGCATCGTGCTCCACAACATGTCCTGCATCTCCAAGCGCTTCACGGTCATCTCGTGCGGCTGA